A part of Streptomyces sp. NBC_01235 genomic DNA contains:
- a CDS encoding M1 family metallopeptidase, whose protein sequence is MHRRLIAPGALAAASVLLAIPASAAGYSPGASGIGDPYYPAYGNGGYDVSHYDLRLTYQPATDELAGTATILAKTTQDLSSFDLDFLLDVSEVRVNGTAAAFTASGEHELVVTPKTPLAKGTSVTVVVRYSGVPSTKSAYGFSTWHRTPDGAVAADEPEAAWWWFPSNDHPLDKATYDVSVAVPDGTQAISNGTLQSTTSRLGWTRYNWRQNKPQATYLATLALGKFDVTTSTSEGGVPVINAYSEDLGDNDGAARASVERTGEIVDWLSGYFGPYPFSTAGGYVPNTTTSYALETQSRVYYSPKQFANGSNTSVVVHELAHQWYGDSVSLKGWKDIWLNEGFARYAQWLWSEHEGEGTTQELADYVYASHPADDTFWTVKPGDPGAANQFDLAVYDRGALAVQALRNEVGDEAFFTILKGWPQTHAYGNAAIADFRQYAEQVSGKQLGALFDTWLFQPTKPAAPVARTASIAKSSAVPVQPKSWKKIAATNSLHEG, encoded by the coding sequence GTGCACCGCAGACTCATCGCGCCGGGCGCACTCGCTGCCGCGTCCGTGTTGCTGGCGATCCCGGCTTCCGCCGCGGGCTACTCCCCCGGCGCGTCGGGCATCGGCGACCCCTACTACCCGGCGTACGGCAACGGCGGATACGACGTCTCCCACTACGACCTGCGGCTGACGTACCAGCCGGCCACGGACGAGTTGGCGGGGACGGCGACGATCCTCGCGAAGACCACCCAGGACCTGTCGAGCTTCGACCTGGACTTCCTGCTGGACGTCAGCGAGGTACGGGTCAACGGCACCGCGGCCGCCTTCACCGCCTCCGGCGAGCACGAGCTGGTGGTCACCCCGAAGACCCCGCTGGCGAAGGGAACGTCCGTCACGGTCGTCGTCCGCTACAGCGGGGTGCCGTCGACGAAGAGCGCGTACGGCTTCTCCACCTGGCACCGCACACCGGACGGCGCGGTCGCGGCGGACGAGCCCGAGGCGGCCTGGTGGTGGTTCCCGAGCAACGACCACCCGCTCGACAAGGCGACCTACGACGTGTCCGTGGCCGTGCCGGACGGCACCCAGGCCATCTCCAACGGCACGCTCCAGTCGACGACTTCACGCCTGGGCTGGACCCGCTACAACTGGCGCCAGAACAAACCGCAGGCTACCTATCTGGCCACGCTGGCGCTGGGGAAGTTCGACGTCACGACGAGCACGTCCGAGGGCGGCGTGCCGGTGATCAACGCCTACAGCGAGGACCTCGGCGACAACGACGGGGCGGCGCGGGCGAGCGTGGAGCGCACCGGTGAGATCGTCGACTGGCTGAGCGGCTACTTCGGGCCGTACCCGTTCAGCACGGCCGGCGGGTACGTCCCCAACACCACCACCTCGTACGCGCTGGAGACGCAGAGCCGCGTGTACTACAGCCCGAAGCAGTTCGCGAACGGCTCCAACACCTCCGTGGTGGTGCACGAGTTGGCGCACCAGTGGTACGGGGACTCGGTGTCCCTCAAGGGCTGGAAGGACATCTGGCTCAACGAGGGTTTCGCCCGGTACGCGCAGTGGCTGTGGTCCGAGCACGAGGGCGAGGGCACGACGCAGGAGCTCGCGGACTACGTGTACGCCTCGCACCCGGCCGACGACACGTTCTGGACGGTGAAGCCCGGCGACCCGGGCGCGGCGAACCAGTTCGACCTCGCCGTCTACGACCGGGGCGCGCTGGCGGTGCAGGCGCTGCGGAACGAGGTCGGCGACGAGGCGTTCTTCACGATCCTGAAGGGGTGGCCGCAGACGCACGCGTACGGCAACGCGGCCATCGCCGACTTCCGGCAGTACGCCGAGCAGGTCTCCGGCAAGCAGTTGGGCGCGCTGTTCGACACCTGGCTGTTCCAGCCGACGAAGCCGGCGGCGCCCGTGGCGCGGACCGCGTCGATCGCGAAGTCGTCGGCCGTGCCCGTGCAGCCGAAGTCGTGGAAGAAGATCGCGGCGACAAACTCCCTGCACGAGGGCTGA
- a CDS encoding Xaa-Pro dipeptidyl-peptidase — protein sequence MSTRMRFTIWRPLATAAITLLVAAFLTPTAAHSAPRESGPVYSYDNAIREAVWVDTGLDGDGDGRTDRVAVDIVRPREPAAQGRKVPVIMDASPYYSCCGRGNESQLKTYDAAGNVVQMPLFYDNYFVPRGYAFVGVDLAGTNRSDGCVDVGGRSDIQSAKAVVDWLNGRAKAYTTRTGTATAQAGWTNGRTGMIGKSWDGTIANGVAATGVKGLKTIVPISAISSWYDYYFAQGAPLYDSGPDWLSDYVDSPDARARCAAVQQKIVDGAPRTGDRTSLWTERDYVKDAGRVKASVFLIHGMQDLNVRTKHFGQWWDALAKNGVERKIWLSQTGHVDPFDFRRTAWVDTLHRWFDHELLGYDNGIDREPMADIERHPDQWVTSGVWPPHGTRTTTLRPSTGERPGVGTLGLRKGTGTAAFTDNPQLSETDWAAQIDASTPDKAGFTTGPLTRDLRLSGSSKVTVTATPTTATAHLTAVLVDLGPDIIRDYAASGEGISTLTDRTCWGASTAGDSACFKGTRAKTADVDYTVVSRGWADLGTYANPGKGVPLTPGKAYTLTLDLAATDHVVPAGHRLALIVAGTDKDLIDPPADTPTLTLDLSRTSARVPLVGGADAFARATSAAAAAATPDAGPLDGVRTPHDTYRIP from the coding sequence ATGTCGACACGCATGCGCTTCACGATCTGGAGACCGCTCGCGACCGCCGCCATCACCCTCCTGGTGGCCGCCTTCCTCACCCCGACGGCCGCCCACAGCGCCCCGCGCGAGAGCGGGCCGGTCTACTCCTACGACAACGCCATCCGCGAAGCCGTCTGGGTCGACACCGGACTCGACGGCGACGGAGACGGGCGGACGGACCGCGTCGCCGTCGACATCGTCCGCCCCCGCGAACCCGCCGCACAGGGCCGCAAGGTGCCCGTCATCATGGACGCCAGCCCCTACTACTCCTGCTGCGGACGCGGCAACGAGAGCCAGCTCAAGACGTACGACGCCGCCGGGAACGTCGTCCAGATGCCGCTGTTCTACGACAACTACTTCGTGCCGCGCGGCTACGCCTTCGTCGGCGTCGACCTGGCCGGCACCAACCGCTCCGACGGCTGCGTGGACGTCGGTGGGCGCTCCGACATCCAGTCCGCGAAGGCCGTCGTCGACTGGCTGAACGGCCGCGCCAAGGCCTACACCACCCGCACCGGCACCGCGACCGCCCAGGCGGGCTGGACCAACGGCAGAACCGGCATGATCGGCAAGAGCTGGGACGGCACCATCGCCAACGGCGTCGCCGCCACCGGCGTGAAGGGCCTGAAGACCATCGTCCCGATCAGCGCCATCTCCTCCTGGTACGACTACTACTTCGCCCAGGGCGCCCCCCTCTACGACTCCGGCCCCGACTGGCTCTCCGACTACGTCGACAGCCCCGACGCCCGCGCCAGGTGCGCCGCCGTCCAGCAGAAGATCGTCGACGGGGCTCCGCGCACCGGCGACCGGACGTCGTTGTGGACCGAACGCGACTACGTCAAGGACGCGGGCAGGGTGAAGGCCAGCGTCTTCCTGATCCACGGCATGCAGGACCTCAACGTCCGCACGAAGCACTTCGGCCAGTGGTGGGACGCCCTCGCGAAGAACGGCGTCGAGCGCAAGATCTGGCTCTCCCAGACCGGCCACGTCGACCCCTTCGACTTCCGCCGCACCGCCTGGGTGGACACCCTGCACCGCTGGTTCGACCACGAACTCCTCGGCTACGACAACGGCATCGACCGTGAGCCCATGGCCGACATCGAGCGCCACCCCGACCAGTGGGTCACCTCCGGCGTCTGGCCCCCGCACGGCACCCGGACCACGACCCTGCGCCCCTCGACCGGCGAGCGGCCCGGCGTGGGCACGCTCGGCCTGCGCAAGGGCACCGGCACCGCGGCCTTCACCGACAACCCGCAGCTGAGCGAGACCGACTGGGCCGCGCAGATCGACGCCTCGACCCCCGACAAGGCCGGCTTCACCACCGGTCCCCTCACCCGCGACCTGCGCCTGTCCGGCTCCTCGAAGGTCACCGTCACCGCCACGCCCACGACCGCGACCGCCCACCTCACGGCCGTCCTCGTCGACCTCGGCCCCGACATCATCCGTGACTACGCGGCGAGCGGCGAGGGGATCAGCACCCTCACCGACCGCACCTGCTGGGGCGCGAGCACGGCCGGCGACAGTGCCTGCTTCAAGGGGACCAGGGCGAAGACGGCCGACGTCGACTACACGGTCGTCAGCCGCGGCTGGGCCGACCTCGGCACCTATGCGAACCCCGGCAAGGGCGTCCCGCTCACCCCGGGCAAGGCCTACACCCTCACCCTCGACCTGGCCGCCACCGACCATGTGGTCCCGGCCGGTCACCGTCTGGCGCTGATCGTCGCGGGCACCGACAAGGACCTCATCGACCCGCCCGCCGACACCCCGACCCTCACCCTGGACCTGTCCCGCACCTCTGCCCGGGTCCCGCTCGTCGGAGGAGCCGACGCCTTCGCCCGCGCCACGTCCGCGGCGGCGGCAGCGGCCACGCCCGACGCCGGGCCACTGGACGGCGTACGGACACCGCACGACACCTACCGGATCCCCTAG
- a CDS encoding FAD-dependent oxidoreductase — protein sequence MDTQLSSDVIVVGGGVIGLTTAVVLAERGLRVRVWTRDPVERTTSAVAGALWWPYHIKPKVSARAWALRSLGVYENLAERPEATGVRLVDGVMGETDLADVEGWTAGRLTGLRRATVREYGAGGGIRVRLPLIDMSTYLPWLRERLLRAGGTVEERTVTDLEEAEAPIVVNCTGLGARELAADPSVRPVRGQLVVVENPGLDTWLGSTSPDGAMAYFFPQPGRLLLGGTAQDDDWSLEPDPEVAEAIVRRCAALRPEVAGARVLEHRVGLRPAREAVRLERAELPDGRAVVHHYGHGGAGVTVAWGCAEEAAELVLSAASC from the coding sequence GTGGACACTCAGTTGAGCAGCGATGTGATCGTGGTCGGCGGCGGGGTCATCGGGCTGACGACGGCCGTCGTCCTGGCCGAGCGGGGCCTGCGGGTCCGGGTCTGGACGCGCGATCCGGTCGAGCGGACCACCTCGGCCGTGGCCGGCGCGCTGTGGTGGCCGTACCACATCAAGCCGAAGGTGTCGGCGCGGGCGTGGGCACTGCGTTCACTGGGGGTCTACGAGAACCTCGCCGAGCGGCCCGAGGCGACCGGGGTGCGCCTGGTCGACGGGGTGATGGGCGAGACCGACCTGGCGGACGTCGAGGGCTGGACGGCGGGCCGGCTGACCGGGCTGCGGCGGGCCACGGTGCGCGAGTACGGCGCCGGGGGCGGCATCCGCGTGCGGCTGCCGCTGATCGACATGTCGACGTATCTGCCGTGGCTGCGGGAGCGGCTGCTGCGGGCGGGCGGCACGGTCGAGGAACGGACGGTGACCGACCTGGAGGAGGCCGAGGCGCCGATCGTCGTCAACTGCACGGGGCTGGGCGCCCGGGAGCTGGCCGCGGACCCGTCGGTGCGACCCGTACGGGGCCAGCTCGTCGTCGTGGAGAACCCCGGTCTCGACACCTGGCTCGGCTCCACCTCTCCGGACGGCGCGATGGCCTACTTCTTCCCGCAGCCCGGGCGGCTGCTGCTGGGCGGCACCGCGCAGGACGACGACTGGTCGCTGGAGCCGGACCCGGAGGTGGCCGAGGCGATCGTCCGGCGCTGTGCGGCCCTGCGGCCGGAGGTCGCCGGGGCGAGGGTCCTGGAGCACCGGGTGGGGCTGCGGCCGGCCCGGGAGGCGGTACGGCTGGAGCGGGCGGAGCTGCCGGACGGGCGGGCCGTGGTGCACCACTACGGGCACGGCGGGGCGGGCGTGACCGTGGCGTGGGGATGCGCGGAGGAGGCGGCCGAGCTGGTGCTCTCGGCCGCCTCCTGCTGA
- a CDS encoding ABC-F family ATP-binding cassette domain-containing protein: MTATLVAKNLAAGHGDRSLFSGLDLVVAPGDVIGLVGANGAGKSTLLRLLAGLTAPEQGELRLSPPTATVGHLPQEPERRPGESVRDFLARRTGVAEAQRTMDEATQALVDGAPGADDAYATSLERWLDLGGADLDERAEEVTDSLGLGVGLDQLMTSLSGGQAARAGLASLLLSRYDVFLLDEPTNDLDLDGLERLERFVTGLRAGTVVVSHDREFLTRTVTKVLELDLAQQQINLYGGGYDAYLEERDVARRHAREDYEEYADKKSALHDRAQTQRSWMDKGVKNARRKAGNDNDKIGRKFRSEASEKQAAKARQTQRMIERLDVVDEPRKEWELRMEIAAAPRSGAVVATLREAEVRRGGFRLGPVSLQIDWADRVAVTGANGAGKSTLLGALLGRVPLDAGQAGLGSGVLVGEVDQARQLFHGSEPLLDTFRAAVPDTEPVEVRTLLAKFGLKSDHVMRAAGTLSPGERTRAALALLQGRGVNLLVLDEPTNHLDLPAIEQLESALDAYEGTLLLVTHDRRMLDAVHVTRRLEVADGKVTER; the protein is encoded by the coding sequence ATGACTGCCACCCTCGTCGCCAAGAACCTCGCCGCCGGACACGGCGACCGCTCCCTCTTCTCCGGGCTCGACCTCGTCGTCGCCCCCGGAGACGTGATCGGGCTGGTCGGTGCCAACGGTGCGGGCAAGTCCACCCTGCTGAGGCTGCTCGCCGGGCTCACCGCGCCCGAGCAGGGCGAGCTCAGGCTCTCCCCGCCGACCGCGACCGTCGGCCATCTGCCGCAGGAGCCGGAGCGCCGCCCCGGTGAGAGCGTGCGGGACTTCCTCGCCCGCCGCACCGGCGTCGCCGAGGCGCAGCGCACGATGGACGAGGCCACCCAGGCCCTGGTCGACGGGGCGCCCGGCGCCGACGACGCCTACGCCACGAGCCTGGAGCGCTGGCTCGACCTCGGCGGCGCCGACCTCGACGAGCGCGCCGAGGAGGTCACCGACTCGCTGGGGCTCGGCGTCGGTCTCGACCAGCTGATGACGTCCCTCTCCGGCGGGCAGGCCGCCCGCGCGGGGCTCGCCTCCCTCCTCCTCTCGCGCTACGACGTCTTCCTCCTCGACGAGCCGACGAACGACCTCGACCTCGACGGCCTGGAGCGCCTCGAACGCTTCGTGACCGGCCTGCGCGCCGGCACCGTCGTCGTCAGCCACGACCGCGAGTTCCTCACCCGCACGGTCACCAAGGTCCTCGAACTCGACCTCGCCCAGCAGCAGATCAACCTCTACGGCGGCGGCTACGACGCCTACCTGGAGGAGCGGGACGTGGCCCGTCGGCACGCCCGCGAGGACTACGAGGAGTACGCCGACAAGAAGTCGGCGCTCCACGACCGCGCCCAGACCCAGCGCTCCTGGATGGACAAGGGCGTGAAGAACGCCCGGCGCAAGGCGGGCAACGACAATGACAAGATCGGCCGTAAGTTCCGCAGCGAGGCCAGCGAGAAGCAGGCCGCGAAGGCCCGGCAGACCCAGCGCATGATCGAACGCCTCGACGTCGTCGACGAGCCGCGCAAGGAGTGGGAGCTGCGCATGGAGATCGCGGCCGCACCGCGCTCCGGCGCGGTGGTCGCCACCCTGCGCGAGGCCGAGGTGCGGCGCGGCGGCTTCCGCCTCGGGCCGGTGTCCCTGCAGATCGACTGGGCCGACCGGGTCGCGGTGACCGGTGCGAACGGCGCCGGCAAGTCGACCCTGCTCGGCGCGCTCCTCGGCCGGGTCCCGCTGGATGCCGGACAGGCCGGCCTGGGCTCAGGCGTCCTGGTCGGCGAGGTCGACCAGGCACGGCAGCTGTTCCACGGCTCCGAGCCGCTGCTCGACACGTTCCGCGCCGCCGTCCCGGACACCGAACCGGTCGAGGTGCGCACCCTACTGGCCAAGTTCGGCCTGAAGTCGGACCACGTCATGCGGGCGGCGGGCACCCTGTCACCCGGGGAACGCACCCGCGCCGCCCTCGCGCTGCTCCAGGGTCGGGGCGTCAACCTCCTCGTCCTCGACGAGCCGACGAACCATCTCGACCTCCCGGCCATCGAGCAACTGGAGTCGGCCCTCGACGCCTACGAGGGCACGCTGCTCCTGGTCACCCACGACCGGCGCATGTTGGACGCCGTCCATGTGACGCGTCGGCTGGAGGTGGCGGACGGCAAGGTGACGGAGCGGTAG
- a CDS encoding DinB family protein: MTGRDPRTDLQTYLQDARDVLVWKLEGVSDYDVRRPMTPTGTNLLGLVKHLAGAEAFYFGATFGRPFAATPLWIAGDAEPNADLWARADETREEIVGLYRRACAHADETIAALPLDAVGRIPGDRGSELTLHHCLAHMIAETQRHAGHADIVRELIDGATGQRPGGANTAEGDAQWWAAHRGRVERAARDAGGLA, from the coding sequence ATGACCGGACGCGATCCCAGGACCGACCTCCAGACCTACCTCCAGGACGCCCGTGACGTGCTGGTGTGGAAACTGGAGGGGGTGTCGGACTACGACGTGCGGCGGCCCATGACGCCGACCGGCACGAACCTGCTGGGGCTGGTCAAGCATCTGGCGGGCGCCGAGGCGTTCTACTTCGGGGCGACCTTCGGGCGGCCCTTCGCCGCGACACCGCTGTGGATCGCGGGGGACGCCGAGCCCAACGCGGATCTGTGGGCACGGGCCGACGAGACGCGGGAGGAGATCGTCGGACTGTACCGGCGGGCCTGCGCACACGCCGACGAGACGATCGCGGCACTGCCGCTCGACGCGGTCGGCCGGATCCCCGGGGACCGGGGCAGCGAGCTCACGCTCCACCACTGCCTCGCCCACATGATCGCCGAGACCCAGCGGCACGCCGGGCACGCCGACATCGTGCGGGAGCTGATCGACGGGGCGACGGGCCAGCGGCCGGGCGGAGCCAACACGGCGGAGGGCGACGCGCAGTGGTGGGCGGCGCACCGGGGGCGTGTCGAGCGGGCCGCCCGGGACGCGGGCGGGCTCGCGTAG
- a CDS encoding Tex family protein — MTTPGSIEVGSIEGRIAEELGVRERQVKAAVELLDGGSTVPFIARYRKEATEMLDDAQLRTLEERLRYLRELEERRTAILESVREQGKLTDALEAQIRGAETKARLEDIYLPYKPKRRTKAQIAREAGLEPLAEALLGDATVDPLAAAAAFVDADKGVADPQAALDGARAILTERFSEDADLIGELRERMWVRGRLAAKVRDGKEEAGAKFADYFDFAEPFTALPSHRILAMLRGEKEEVLDLVLEPEEPSEVPGPSSYEGIVAGRFGIADRGRPADKWLTDTVRWAWRTRILVHLGIDLRLRLRTAAEDEAVNVFAANLRDLLLAAPAGTRATLGLDPGFRTGVKVAVVDATGKVVATDVIYPHVPANKWDEAIAKLARLAKEHAVELVAIGNGTASRETDKLAGELITKHPELKLTKVMVSEAGASVYSASAFASQELPDMDVSLRGAVSIARRLQDPLAELVKIDPKSIGVGQYQHDLSEVKLSRSLDTVVEDCVNGVGVDVNTASAPLLSRVSGISSGLAENIVAHRDTNGPFTSRSELKKVARLGPKAYEQCAGFLRIRGGSDPLDSSSVHPEAYPVVRRMVKTSGQEVASLIGNTGVLRSLRPTDFVDETFGLPTVSDILKELEKPGRDPRPAFKTATFKEGVEKISDLSSGMVLEGVVTNVAAFGAFIDIGVHQDGLAHVSALSKTFVKDPRDVVKPGDIVKVKVLDIDIPRKRISLTLRLDDEAAPQGAQGQSSGGGRPQRGGGRPPQQRQQGGQRGSGGSGGSGGSGGSGGSGSGGSRQAPPPANSAMADALRRAGLVDPKKGKR; from the coding sequence GTGACGACACCCGGGTCCATCGAAGTAGGGTCCATCGAAGGCAGGATCGCCGAGGAACTCGGCGTACGGGAGCGGCAGGTGAAGGCCGCGGTCGAACTGCTCGACGGCGGTTCGACGGTGCCCTTCATCGCCCGCTACCGCAAGGAAGCGACCGAGATGCTCGACGACGCGCAGCTGCGCACGCTCGAGGAGCGGCTGCGCTACCTGCGGGAGCTGGAGGAGCGGCGGACGGCGATCCTGGAGTCGGTGCGCGAGCAGGGCAAGCTCACCGACGCGCTCGAGGCGCAGATCCGCGGGGCCGAGACCAAGGCGCGCCTCGAGGACATCTACCTGCCGTACAAGCCCAAGCGGCGCACCAAGGCGCAGATCGCACGTGAGGCGGGCCTCGAACCGCTCGCCGAGGCTCTGCTCGGCGACGCTACCGTCGACCCGCTCGCGGCGGCCGCCGCGTTCGTCGACGCGGACAAGGGCGTCGCCGATCCGCAGGCCGCGCTGGACGGCGCGCGGGCGATCCTCACCGAGCGGTTCTCGGAGGACGCCGACCTGATCGGCGAGCTGCGCGAGCGCATGTGGGTGCGCGGGCGGCTCGCCGCCAAGGTGCGCGACGGCAAGGAGGAGGCGGGCGCGAAGTTCGCCGACTACTTCGACTTCGCCGAGCCGTTCACCGCGCTGCCCTCGCACCGCATCCTGGCGATGCTGCGCGGCGAGAAGGAGGAGGTGCTCGACCTCGTCCTGGAGCCGGAGGAGCCCTCCGAGGTGCCCGGTCCCTCGTCGTACGAGGGGATCGTGGCGGGGAGGTTCGGCATCGCCGACCGCGGCCGGCCGGCCGACAAGTGGCTGACGGACACGGTCCGCTGGGCGTGGCGCACCCGTATCCTCGTCCACCTCGGCATCGACCTGCGCCTGCGACTGCGGACGGCCGCGGAGGACGAGGCGGTCAACGTCTTCGCCGCCAACCTGCGCGACCTGCTGCTCGCCGCCCCGGCCGGCACGCGCGCGACGCTGGGCCTGGACCCCGGTTTCCGCACGGGCGTGAAGGTCGCCGTCGTCGACGCGACCGGCAAGGTCGTGGCGACCGACGTGATCTACCCGCACGTCCCGGCGAACAAGTGGGACGAGGCGATCGCCAAGCTCGCGCGCCTGGCGAAGGAGCACGCGGTCGAGCTGGTCGCCATCGGCAACGGCACGGCGTCCCGCGAGACCGACAAGCTCGCCGGTGAGCTGATCACCAAGCACCCGGAGCTGAAGCTCACCAAGGTGATGGTGTCCGAGGCCGGCGCCTCCGTGTACTCGGCCTCCGCCTTCGCCTCGCAGGAGCTGCCCGACATGGACGTGTCGCTGCGCGGCGCGGTGTCGATCGCGCGCCGGCTCCAGGACCCGCTCGCCGAGCTCGTGAAGATCGATCCCAAGTCGATCGGTGTCGGCCAGTACCAGCACGACCTGTCCGAGGTGAAGCTGTCGCGTTCGCTGGACACGGTGGTGGAGGACTGCGTGAACGGCGTGGGCGTGGACGTCAACACGGCCTCGGCGCCGCTCCTGTCGCGCGTGTCCGGCATCTCCTCGGGCCTCGCCGAGAACATCGTGGCGCACCGGGACACGAACGGGCCCTTCACGTCCCGCTCCGAGCTGAAGAAGGTGGCGCGGCTCGGTCCGAAGGCCTACGAGCAGTGCGCGGGCTTCCTGCGCATCCGCGGCGGCAGCGACCCGCTGGACTCCTCCAGCGTGCACCCCGAGGCGTACCCGGTGGTCCGGCGCATGGTGAAGACCTCCGGCCAGGAGGTGGCCTCCCTGATCGGCAACACGGGTGTCCTGCGCTCGCTGCGGCCGACCGACTTCGTGGACGAGACGTTCGGCCTGCCGACCGTCAGCGACATCCTCAAGGAGCTGGAGAAGCCCGGGCGCGACCCGCGGCCCGCCTTCAAGACGGCCACCTTCAAGGAGGGCGTGGAGAAGATCTCCGACCTGTCCTCCGGGATGGTCCTGGAGGGGGTGGTGACGAACGTGGCGGCCTTCGGCGCGTTCATCGACATCGGCGTCCACCAGGACGGCCTGGCGCACGTCTCGGCCCTGTCGAAGACGTTCGTCAAGGACCCGCGGGACGTCGTCAAGCCCGGTGACATCGTCAAGGTGAAGGTCCTCGACATCGACATCCCGCGCAAGCGGATCTCGCTGACGCTCCGGCTGGACGACGAGGCGGCCCCGCAGGGCGCCCAGGGCCAGTCCTCCGGCGGGGGCCGCCCCCAGCGCGGCGGCGGGCGTCCGCCCCAGCAGCGACAGCAGGGCGGCCAGCGCGGCAGCGGCGGCAGCGGCGGCAGCGGCGGCAGCGGCGGCAGCGGCGGCAGCGGCAGCGGTGGTTCCCGCCAGGCTCCCCCACCGGCCAACAGCGCGATGGCCGACGCACTGCGCCGAGCGGGTCTGGTCGACCCGAAGAAGGGCAAGCGCTGA
- a CDS encoding LPFR motif small protein, whose product MFRAIADVLRQIGSAVATVVTLPFRALARLFGGASGSAHGRRA is encoded by the coding sequence GTGTTCCGTGCGATCGCGGACGTGTTGCGGCAGATCGGTTCGGCGGTGGCCACCGTGGTGACCCTGCCGTTCCGGGCCCTGGCCCGGCTGTTCGGCGGAGCCTCCGGCTCCGCGCACGGCCGCAGGGCCTGA
- a CDS encoding enoyl-CoA hydratase/isomerase family protein, with amino-acid sequence MEPALLHGVTDAVATVVLHHPAKRNAMTAAMWAALPPLLDALAADPGVRALVLTGAGGTFCAGADISTLQDAPDETQTLAKRAEDALAAFPKPTLAAIRGHCVGGGTQLAAACDLRFAEEGALFGVTPAKLGIVYPSSSTRRLMSLVGPAATKYLLFSGELIDTERALRTGLVDEVRPADELEKRVGEFTRVLVSRSQLTQAAAKEFANGHTDRDAHWHAQARGSGDTAEGITAFLERREPRFTWTTSG; translated from the coding sequence ATGGAGCCCGCACTGCTGCACGGCGTCACCGACGCCGTTGCCACCGTCGTCCTGCACCATCCCGCGAAGCGCAACGCCATGACGGCCGCGATGTGGGCGGCGCTGCCCCCGTTGCTGGACGCCCTGGCCGCCGATCCCGGTGTACGGGCACTGGTGCTGACCGGCGCGGGCGGGACCTTCTGCGCGGGGGCCGACATCTCCACGCTCCAGGACGCGCCGGACGAGACGCAGACGCTGGCGAAGCGCGCCGAGGACGCCCTCGCCGCGTTCCCCAAGCCGACGCTGGCGGCGATCCGGGGGCACTGCGTCGGCGGTGGCACGCAGCTCGCGGCGGCGTGCGACCTGCGGTTCGCCGAGGAGGGCGCGCTGTTCGGGGTGACGCCGGCGAAGCTCGGGATCGTCTACCCGTCCTCCTCCACCCGGAGGTTGATGTCCCTGGTGGGTCCGGCCGCCACCAAGTACCTCTTGTTCTCCGGCGAGTTGATCGACACGGAGCGGGCGCTGCGCACGGGGCTGGTCGACGAGGTGCGGCCCGCGGACGAACTCGAGAAGCGTGTCGGGGAGTTCACGCGAGTCCTGGTGTCCCGCTCGCAGCTGACGCAGGCCGCCGCGAAGGAGTTCGCGAACGGGCACACGGACCGGGACGCCCACTGGCACGCGCAGGCGCGCGGCAGCGGCGACACCGCGGAGGGCATCACCGCGTTCCTGGAGCGCAGGGAGCCGCGCTTCACCTGGACCACGTCCGGCTGA
- a CDS encoding ATP-binding protein, whose protein sequence is MDDHGRGPDPRPEGGPGGPPDSPREAVPQPLPYEGVWRFTAAAVDASVPQARHAVRDLLYRQGVPVSDDLAQGLLLIVSELVTNAVRHAALLSPVLAVEIAVGAEWVRVSVEDNHPYRPTALEADHGRTGGRGLLLVREITREAGGVCDVEHTASGGKVIWAALPLKPLRVP, encoded by the coding sequence ATGGACGATCACGGGCGCGGGCCCGACCCACGCCCAGAGGGCGGCCCGGGCGGACCTCCCGATTCCCCTCGGGAAGCCGTGCCGCAACCGTTGCCCTACGAAGGCGTCTGGCGGTTCACCGCGGCTGCCGTGGACGCCTCCGTCCCGCAGGCGCGACACGCGGTGCGGGACCTGCTGTACCGCCAGGGCGTGCCCGTCTCGGACGACCTGGCCCAGGGGCTGCTGCTGATCGTCTCCGAGCTGGTGACCAACGCCGTCCGGCACGCGGCGCTGCTGTCGCCTGTGCTCGCGGTGGAGATCGCCGTCGGAGCCGAGTGGGTGCGGGTGTCCGTGGAGGACAACCACCCCTACCGCCCGACCGCCCTGGAGGCCGACCACGGCCGGACGGGCGGCCGGGGACTGCTCCTGGTGCGGGAGATCACCAGGGAGGCGGGCGGGGTGTGCGACGTCGAGCACACGGCGAGCGGCGGCAAGGTGATCTGGGCCGCCCTGCCGCTCAAACCCCTGCGGGTGCCCTGA